ACCTAGACCCTAAAAACCAAAatgtaaatgaataaaaaatatagaaactagtatacaaaattatataaagatCAATATCAAATgagtaaattatataaaaacaaaaaatatatatgtttgatttgatgaaacgttttttgataaataattgttttcttaTCGAGGATATCATGATAGAAATACACAAGTTTATcacattatttttactttactaGAGTGTTCCTCcttaaaatgaagagtcactGAGGATAAGTCAAATAATCTCTAtaccaattaattaatatgacaaATTTATTAGTTAACTTACATAGTTGTACCCTCTGTAAGCCTTTGGCCGTAATGGTAATTCTACAAGTTTAGACCAGTGGCACAAAACaaacttttctttatctttcatgTTCATAACCCATAAGCATTAAAAGAATGTGACAAAGTTGCTAACACATAGCTGaaaacatacataaaataaaCCAATAAGGTACCTAGATTTTAACTACATATGGTCTctcttaaatcttaattaatataatgatGCACATCAACCAATCACTAAAGCATGCATCTTTTGtgctcattaaaaaaaacatgcatctTGTGTGACATTAGATTTTCATATGCAGGTCATTTTCCATGtcttaaaaatgaaagataagCCGAACCTCACATTAGTTGCTCCCTTTAGGGACCTATGCAAAATGGGAGGGTTAATGATATTGATCTGCATGGTTGTTTCGTGGATGTTCATACACAGATGGagtcaaagaaacaagaaaggcCCCAAAACTTGGCCCTTTTTTGGAGCTGCCATTGAACAATTGATGAACTATGACAGGATGCACGATTGGCTCGTCAACTATTTGTCCAAGTCAAAAACCATTGTGGTCCCTATGCCTTTCACAACTTATACTTACATTGCTGATCCTGCTAATGTAGAACATGTACTTAAGACCAACTTCAACAATTATCCAAAGGTAGTCTACATTACATCATTTCTTGCTTCAATATTAAACCTTATGGTGTGGGATCATGTTTGAATcgtatttaatgttttatttttgagtAAATAGTTTAAGTACTTTCTACACGATCATGCAATCACAAATGATTACGTATGAtaattttgttgacttttacaataattactttaaaaatcatatcaaggatgatttctaattaattgacGGTGTAAATTTACGGTGACAGTTTGTAGAAAGATAACACTATTTgtatttacataattaatatttttgatgGAAAGTTTGTGATTCTAATTGCAGGGTGAAGTGTACCATTCATATATGGAAGTGTTGCTTGGAGATGGGATATTTAATGTTGATGGTGAGTCttggaagaaacaaagaaaaactgCTAGCTTAGAGTTTGCATCTAGAAATTTAAGGGATTTCAGCACCAAAGTTTTCAAGGAATATGCCTTGAAACTTTCAACCATTCTCAGTCAAGTATCTTTCCTTAACCAAGAAATAGACATGCAGGTGCTACAAACATTCTTCatgcttataattttttttttcaagttttatttccACAAGTCTATGAAGTAATGGAGGCTAGAATTGGTGACGCTTCAAATGTTAATTTCTAGGAATTGTTGATGAGAATGACTTTAGACTCCATATGTAAGGTTGGATTTGGAGTGGAAATTGGAACATTGGCTCCCAATTTACCAGAGAATAGCTTTGCTCATGCCTTTGACACTGCAAATATCATAGTAACACTTCGCTTCATCGATCCACTTtggaaaattaagaaaatgctAAGTATAGGATCAGAAGCACAACTCGGAAAGAGTATCAAAGTCATTGATGATTTCACTTACTCAGTAATTCGGAGAAGGAAGGCAGAGATAGAGGATATTAAAAAGAGTGGCCAGCAAAATCAGGTAGTTTCATATCCTAACTATATAGTGAAGTTCAAACctatattaatttatcattcttGTTAAAAATACAGATGAAGCAAGATATATTATCAAGATTCATAGAACTAGGAGAAAGAAATGCAACAGACAAGAGTCTGAGAGATGTTGTGTTGAACTTTGTGATTGCTGGTCGAGACACAACTGCAACAACCCTATCATGGGCCATATACATGGTAATGACACATGCTCATGTTGCTGACAAACTTTACttagagttaaaaaaatttgaggagaatcgagcaaaagaagaaaacatttCCTTTCCTCAATGTGACAAAGAGGATCCTGAATCATTCAATCGAAGAGTTGAGCAATTTTCAAGGTTGTTGAATAAAGATTCACTAGAGAAATTGCACTATCTGCATGCTGTTATAACAGAGACCCTAAGGTTGTATCCAGCGGTTCCTCAGGTATGCATTTTCTTACACTGATTCTTGTTATAAAAATTCCATATAAAGTGAGACAAATTTTTAATGATTGCtagaaaaatgaaattgcatAGGTTACATTAGTTTTAGGTTAAAATGTGTTTCTTTAAGTCCCTCAATTTTCAGTCTTAGTATCTATACTTAAAAAATGATGGTTTTGATCTTTGTATTGTttataattagtaaattttgtcCCTTTTTATGAAACTTAAGATACTTGG
This region of Glycine max cultivar Williams 82 chromosome 7, Glycine_max_v4.0, whole genome shotgun sequence genomic DNA includes:
- the LOC100787802 gene encoding cytochrome P450 704B1, whose amino-acid sequence is MGGLMILICMVVSWMFIHRWSQRNKKGPKTWPFFGAAIEQLMNYDRMHDWLVNYLSKSKTIVVPMPFTTYTYIADPANVEHVLKTNFNNYPKGEVYHSYMEVLLGDGIFNVDGESWKKQRKTASLEFASRNLRDFSTKVFKEYALKLSTILSQVSFLNQEIDMQELLMRMTLDSICKVGFGVEIGTLAPNLPENSFAHAFDTANIIVTLRFIDPLWKIKKMLSIGSEAQLGKSIKVIDDFTYSVIRRRKAEIEDIKKSGQQNQMKQDILSRFIELGERNATDKSLRDVVLNFVIAGRDTTATTLSWAIYMVMTHAHVADKLYLELKKFEENRAKEENISFPQCDKEDPESFNRRVEQFSRLLNKDSLEKLHYLHAVITETLRLYPAVPQDPKGILEDDELPDGTKIKAGGMVTYVPYSMGRMEYNWGPDAASFVPERWYRDGVLKTESPFKFTAFQAGPRICLGKDSAYLQMRMVLAILFRFYKFNLVPGHMVKYRMMTILSMAYGLKLTIERRS